In Chloroflexota bacterium, one DNA window encodes the following:
- a CDS encoding signal peptidase I, translating to MTLRRILTLMAVAAIVAVIGFAAYAWANGVRFYAVESGSMAPAVHAGDLVIDLPTTPTSTYRIGDIITFHPTPGTTTTHRIAALEAAGIVTRGDANPSSDVGYLQATSIVGRVAAVVPFGGYVAVFFRQPAGVAALLLFLVAAAFLWHFIGGSTPRADESVDAAREASAPASSEEPAPDASTAGSDGRERIEPARDRDTTARATFSKENA from the coding sequence ATGACCCTCCGGCGAATCCTCACGCTCATGGCCGTCGCGGCGATCGTCGCTGTGATCGGGTTTGCCGCCTATGCCTGGGCCAATGGCGTGCGCTTCTATGCCGTGGAGTCTGGCTCGATGGCGCCCGCCGTGCATGCGGGCGATCTCGTCATCGATCTCCCGACCACGCCGACGTCGACGTATCGGATCGGGGACATCATCACCTTCCATCCGACTCCGGGCACCACCACGACGCACCGCATCGCCGCGCTGGAGGCGGCCGGGATCGTCACACGCGGTGACGCCAATCCGAGCTCGGACGTCGGATACCTCCAGGCGACGAGCATCGTCGGTCGCGTGGCCGCTGTCGTCCCCTTCGGCGGATATGTGGCGGTCTTCTTCCGCCAGCCGGCGGGAGTCGCCGCCCTGCTCCTGTTCCTTGTCGCGGCGGCCTTCCTCTGGCACTTCATCGGAGGTTCCACGCCGCGCGCGGACGAATCCGTCGACGCGGCACGCGAGGCCTCTGCGCCGGCCAGCTCCGAGGAACCGGCGCCCGATGCCTCAACGGCCGGGTCGGACGGCCGGGAGCGCATCGAACCCGCGCGCGACCGTGACACGACGGCGCGCGCGACGTTCAGCAAGGAGAACGCGTGA